A genomic region of Hyalangium gracile contains the following coding sequences:
- a CDS encoding MBL fold metallo-hydrolase produces the protein MSVELRRNGLHLTGTPLSLDATRKTPLSFVSHGHTDHIARHERTISTAATLRFMTHRLGPVGSPLAVPYNQIFELGSLSLELLSAGHILGSAQLRVIRRDGKRIVYTGDLNVVPSLTAEPVQVAECDTLVIEATFGHPRYRFPPKEEVLAQVEAWVRQQLERGAFPVLLGYPLGKSQEAMKYLSGRGFGLVAHASILEVTELYAELGVPIGPVRRFDGKLEPGEVLFFPPHLSRAGGLSGLWPRATAVLTGWALDPGAAYRYGAQVAFPVSDHADCPSLVKYVKATGAREVLTHHGFKKELAQVLRDKGIDARELGGKPQQLALF, from the coding sequence ATGAGCGTCGAGCTGAGGCGAAATGGACTGCACCTGACGGGGACCCCGCTGTCGCTGGACGCGACGCGCAAGACACCCCTGTCCTTCGTGAGCCACGGCCACACCGACCACATCGCGCGTCACGAGCGGACCATCTCCACGGCGGCCACGCTGCGCTTCATGACGCACCGGCTGGGGCCGGTGGGCTCTCCGCTCGCGGTGCCGTACAACCAGATCTTCGAGCTGGGCTCGCTGTCGCTGGAGCTGCTGTCGGCGGGGCACATCCTGGGCAGTGCCCAGCTGCGCGTCATCCGCCGGGATGGAAAGCGCATCGTTTATACCGGGGACCTGAACGTGGTGCCCTCGCTGACGGCCGAGCCCGTGCAGGTGGCCGAGTGCGACACGCTGGTCATCGAGGCCACGTTCGGCCATCCGCGCTACCGCTTCCCTCCCAAGGAGGAGGTGCTGGCGCAGGTGGAGGCGTGGGTACGCCAGCAGCTCGAGCGGGGGGCCTTCCCGGTGCTGCTCGGCTACCCGCTGGGCAAGAGCCAGGAGGCGATGAAGTACCTGTCGGGCCGGGGCTTCGGGCTGGTGGCGCATGCGTCCATCCTCGAGGTGACGGAGCTCTACGCGGAGCTGGGAGTGCCCATCGGGCCGGTGCGGCGCTTCGACGGCAAGCTGGAGCCGGGCGAGGTGCTCTTCTTCCCTCCGCACCTGTCGCGCGCGGGAGGGCTGTCCGGGCTGTGGCCGCGAGCAACGGCGGTGCTCACGGGCTGGGCGCTGGATCCGGGCGCGGCGTACCGCTACGGGGCGCAGGTGGCGTTCCCGGTGTCGGACCACGCGGACTGCCCGTCGCTCGTGAAGTACGTGAAGGCCACGGGAGCGCGCGAGGTGCTCACCCACCACGGCTTCAAGAAGGAGCTGGCGCAGGTGCTCCGGGACAAGGGCATCGACGCGAGGGAGCTCGGGGGCAAGCCGCAGCAGCTCGCGCTCTTCTGA
- a CDS encoding MOSC domain-containing protein has translation MGTQLTGRTVRVLIGPEPKNLVTRDMPEVKVSFEGFVGDRHAGLVRPASVHTPWFPRGALVRNTRQVSIVSTEELELVAEALGVPQVLAAWLGANLELAGVPHLTRLPSGTRLFFPEDATLVVDAENEPCRKAGRALEAHYTGREGLASRFVKAAHQRRGLVGWVERPGIIRPGDKVKVTLPPTVTYSVPPEPGASGSASRE, from the coding sequence ATGGGCACGCAGCTCACCGGACGCACCGTTCGCGTCCTCATCGGTCCCGAGCCGAAGAACCTCGTCACGCGGGACATGCCCGAGGTGAAGGTGAGCTTCGAGGGCTTCGTGGGAGACAGGCACGCGGGGCTGGTCCGGCCGGCGAGCGTGCACACGCCGTGGTTTCCCCGAGGGGCGCTGGTGCGCAACACGCGTCAGGTGTCCATCGTGTCCACGGAGGAGCTGGAGCTCGTCGCGGAGGCGCTGGGAGTGCCGCAGGTGCTGGCGGCCTGGCTGGGAGCCAACCTGGAGCTGGCGGGGGTGCCGCACCTGACGCGGCTGCCGTCGGGCACGCGGCTCTTCTTTCCCGAGGATGCCACGCTGGTGGTGGACGCGGAGAACGAGCCGTGCCGGAAGGCGGGCAGGGCGCTGGAGGCGCACTACACGGGGCGAGAGGGGCTCGCGAGCCGCTTCGTGAAGGCAGCGCACCAGCGGCGCGGGCTGGTGGGCTGGGTGGAGCGGCCCGGCATCATCCGCCCGGGAGACAAGGTGAAGGTGACGCTGCCTCCGACGGTGACGTACTCCGTGCCCCCTGAGCCTGGCGCCAGCGGTTCCGCGTCGAGGGAGTAG
- a CDS encoding Rpn family recombination-promoting nuclease/putative transposase, whose amino-acid sequence MRFTFGQPERAAAELRAVLPPHVVSGVEWSTLKREPSSVVDPELRETESDLLFSARFSGGRPLLFYVLLEHQSSVDRWMALRMLRYVVRQLEHWRKEHPGSALLPVIIPLVLYHGPGGGWSAPRRMEELFDVPGEGEVLEGWNALVPRFEYLLDDLTTEREESLLARPGPPVVRLSLLALVYGRSEDLVQRLPGWAALVAQVHSSPNGVDDLNVVFHYLLRVADDAAQDATVGMLKSAVGAQRAEELMTTWFDKHFEHWRQKVRLEAQAEGRAEGKAEGKAEGEAKGKAESVLRILAARGIPVDEQSRQRILSCKDLETLDRWFDEALKATSLADVLEDLAQ is encoded by the coding sequence GTGCGCTTCACCTTCGGCCAGCCCGAGCGGGCCGCGGCCGAGCTGCGCGCGGTCCTGCCTCCACACGTGGTGTCCGGGGTGGAGTGGTCCACGTTGAAGCGGGAGCCGAGCTCCGTGGTGGATCCCGAGCTGCGGGAGACCGAGAGCGACCTGCTCTTCTCGGCCCGGTTCTCGGGTGGGAGGCCACTGCTCTTCTATGTCCTGCTGGAGCATCAGTCATCGGTGGACCGATGGATGGCCCTGCGCATGCTCCGCTACGTGGTGCGCCAGTTGGAGCACTGGAGGAAGGAGCACCCAGGCAGCGCGCTGCTCCCCGTCATCATTCCCCTGGTCCTGTACCACGGGCCGGGTGGTGGCTGGAGTGCCCCGCGCAGAATGGAAGAGCTCTTCGATGTGCCCGGCGAAGGGGAGGTGCTCGAGGGCTGGAACGCACTCGTCCCCCGCTTCGAGTACCTGCTGGATGACCTGACGACCGAGCGTGAAGAGTCGCTCCTCGCGCGCCCTGGGCCGCCTGTGGTGCGGCTTTCCCTGTTGGCGCTGGTCTATGGCCGTTCCGAAGACCTTGTGCAGCGGCTGCCGGGCTGGGCGGCGCTGGTTGCTCAGGTACATTCCTCCCCAAACGGTGTTGATGATCTGAATGTCGTCTTCCACTACCTGCTGCGTGTGGCGGACGATGCTGCGCAGGACGCCACGGTAGGTATGTTAAAATCAGCAGTAGGTGCACAGCGGGCGGAGGAACTGATGACGACCTGGTTCGACAAGCACTTCGAGCACTGGCGTCAGAAGGTCAGACTCGAGGCGCAGGCCGAGGGTAGGGCTGAGGGGAAGGCTGAGGGGAAGGCTGAGGGAGAGGCCAAAGGGAAAGCCGAGTCCGTGCTCCGGATTCTGGCTGCGAGGGGTATCCCTGTCGACGAGCAGAGTCGGCAGCGCATCCTGTCGTGCAAGGACCTGGAGACCCTCGATCGGTGGTTCGATGAGGCCCTGAAGGCCACGAGTTTGGCGGATGTCCTGGAGGACCTGGCGCAGTGA
- a CDS encoding pentapeptide repeat-containing protein, which produces MPKAPSIEKLLQNGSAEWNKLRKAGQVPSDHTGATFTQLFSANADLSGLGLVGSEWERCDLSKINFRDSDLSNSYFHGGRLQDCDFRGANLEGATFEKLKLLRCDFTGAKGLDDLEMEDVDMDRVVGLDGEEAPPPPPPPAQGITAFTREQREKALGSAAAAVMGPIGEELPPFKPQDTPGALFFRALKRQAAPPVWVLDVPGLRPLVPQRLPPGSSLEAMYREAVKSRLENKKPAADPGAVERAQKSLRMGGKDAAAAAMYLREVGVLPQFRFSAAKVLKDALRAEVEVDDLTGSIDPRVTGALLELRLTHEVVEHLQEARRRLAATQLYTALLEAGFNPENNWEEALDSAEPAMELAQLATAEDRNALFEGFQVFAALPDEARLRRLAYLAESVANLELVSRLPEGMEPQWLTGPETRECHDREMTYVQALKAADIPTKVAALAKTELGVPEGEVPEDSEEDLFVHLRCDVCGKEKLIVQSTME; this is translated from the coding sequence ATGCCGAAGGCTCCCAGTATCGAGAAGCTTCTCCAGAATGGTTCGGCCGAGTGGAACAAGCTCCGCAAGGCCGGTCAGGTGCCGAGCGACCACACCGGTGCCACGTTCACCCAGCTCTTCTCCGCCAACGCGGACCTGTCGGGCTTGGGGCTCGTGGGTTCGGAGTGGGAACGCTGCGACCTCTCCAAGATCAACTTCCGCGACTCAGACCTGTCCAACTCCTACTTCCACGGGGGACGGCTACAGGACTGTGACTTCCGCGGCGCCAACCTCGAGGGGGCCACCTTCGAGAAGCTGAAGCTGTTGCGCTGCGACTTCACCGGGGCCAAGGGGCTGGACGACCTCGAGATGGAGGACGTGGACATGGACCGGGTGGTGGGCCTGGACGGTGAGGAGGCCCCTCCCCCGCCGCCACCTCCGGCGCAGGGGATTACCGCGTTCACGCGCGAGCAGCGGGAGAAGGCGCTGGGCTCGGCCGCGGCGGCGGTGATGGGCCCCATCGGGGAGGAGCTGCCCCCGTTCAAGCCGCAGGACACGCCGGGCGCCCTGTTCTTCCGGGCGCTGAAGCGTCAGGCGGCGCCGCCGGTGTGGGTGCTGGACGTGCCGGGGCTGAGGCCGCTGGTGCCGCAGCGCCTGCCGCCGGGCTCTTCGCTGGAGGCCATGTACCGCGAGGCGGTGAAGTCTCGGCTGGAGAACAAGAAGCCGGCGGCGGACCCGGGAGCGGTGGAGCGGGCGCAGAAGTCGCTGCGGATGGGTGGGAAGGACGCGGCGGCGGCGGCCATGTACCTGCGCGAGGTGGGCGTGCTGCCCCAGTTCCGGTTCTCGGCGGCGAAGGTGCTGAAGGACGCGCTGCGGGCGGAGGTGGAGGTGGATGACCTGACGGGCTCGATCGACCCGCGGGTGACGGGCGCGCTGCTGGAGCTGCGGCTGACGCACGAGGTGGTGGAGCACCTGCAGGAGGCGCGGCGGCGGCTGGCGGCGACGCAGCTGTACACGGCGCTGCTGGAGGCGGGCTTCAACCCGGAGAACAACTGGGAGGAGGCCCTGGACTCGGCCGAGCCGGCGATGGAGCTGGCGCAGCTGGCGACGGCGGAGGACCGCAACGCGCTGTTCGAGGGCTTCCAGGTGTTCGCGGCGCTGCCGGACGAGGCGCGGCTGCGGCGGCTGGCGTACCTGGCCGAGTCGGTGGCGAACCTGGAGCTGGTGAGCCGGCTGCCGGAGGGGATGGAGCCGCAGTGGCTCACCGGACCGGAGACGCGCGAGTGCCACGACCGGGAGATGACGTACGTGCAGGCGCTGAAGGCGGCGGACATCCCGACGAAGGTGGCGGCGCTGGCGAAGACGGAGCTGGGCGTGCCCGAGGGCGAGGTGCCCGAGGACAGCGAGGAGGATCTCTTCGTCCACCTGCGCTGCGACGTGTGCGGCAAGGAGAAGCTCATCGTCCAGTCGACGATGGAGTGA